One stretch of Pradoshia sp. D12 DNA includes these proteins:
- a CDS encoding RrF2 family transcriptional regulator — MEDLLQLSYLGKTNFIVAIKSLAILANEKKLVTSSTLTEKLNVESSFIRKVLAKLMQEKMVEGFEGRYGGYKLVVNPEKTTLYDVYVAIVKDAHPTKMDKEIDEMDKNILDILLEAQHKIKDVLSQYSINDLANSSLKKNLF, encoded by the coding sequence ATGGAAGACCTCTTACAATTAAGCTACTTAGGTAAAACGAACTTCATCGTTGCCATTAAGTCCTTAGCAATACTTGCAAACGAAAAAAAGCTTGTAACTAGCAGCACTTTAACTGAAAAACTAAATGTTGAATCGAGCTTTATTAGGAAGGTATTAGCTAAATTAATGCAGGAAAAAATGGTTGAAGGTTTTGAAGGGCGCTACGGTGGTTATAAGCTGGTTGTTAATCCCGAAAAGACAACTCTTTATGATGTGTATGTTGCCATTGTGAAAGACGCACATCCGACTAAAATGGATAAAGAAATCGATGAAATGGACAAAAATATTTTAGATATTCTACTAGAAGCACAACATAAAATAAAAGATGTCTTGAGCCAATATTCTATTAATGATCTTGCAAATAGTTCTTTAAAAAAGAATCTTTTTTGA